One Solanum lycopersicum chromosome 4, SLM_r2.1 DNA window includes the following coding sequences:
- the LOC101262104 gene encoding uncharacterized protein, protein MVEHRQIAGDTSGMKMSKKKSSPTSLRDEIYELRLVRSSSEQSHESQKSIGCNERTQSANVSPLPAKQSKEEVTVPLDKLARENFQAFHLKRSCEGDVQPSTQRNSYGMTEKTESISSSGNHQEKESVPGKYIRLTPQIGTVFNEEPSQFLKGEQPNEPQHAGQERALPLVDFIWRGSFNILNKEYETFDGLLAHLSVKACQKVYEEASLFPALLQLEMLPKSDVWPKSFTISEPTDDNIALYFFPSDTRCEKEFDQLVEQMIGEELALRATVTNAELLVFTSTELPLLYWRFQGKYYLWGVFKAKRDSSGNTTMPNGRSKPST, encoded by the exons ATGGTAGAGCATCGCCAGATAGCAGGTGATACTTCAGGCATGAAGATGAGCAAGAAAAAATCTAGTCCTACCTCATTGAGAGATGAGATATATGAGCTAAGACTAGTACGTAGCTCTTCTGAGCAATCCCATGAGTCACAGAAGAGCATTGGGTGCAATGAACGAACTCAATCAGCTAATGTTTCTCCATTGCCAGCTAAGCAATCAAAGGAAGAAGTTACTGTCCCACTGGACAAGCTAGCGAGAGAAAATTTTCAAGCTTTCCATTTGAAGAGATCTTGTGAGGGAGATGTTCAGCCTAGCACACAGCGTAATTCTTATGGAATGACTGAAAAGACAGAGAGTATATCATCGTCTGGCAATCATCAAGAAAAGGAGTCGGTGCCTGGAAAATATATAAGATTAACACCTCAAATTGGAACTGTTTTCAATGAAGAGCCTTCTCAATTTTTAAAAGGTGAACAGCCAAATGAACCCCAACATGCTGGCCAGGAACGAGCGTTGCCTCTTGTCGATTTCATTTGGAG GGGTAGCTTTAACATACTGAACAAAGAGTACGAGACATTTGATGGACTTTTAGCTCACCTATCGGTTAAAGCATGTCAAAAGGTTTATGAAGAAGCAAGCTTGTTTCCAGCTTTGCTTCAACTGGAAATGCTTCCAAAGTCTGATGTATGGCCTAAGAGTTTCACCATATCAGAGCCCACTGATGATAACAttgcattatatttttttccatcagacacaag ATGTGAAAAAGAGTTCGATCAGTTGGTGGAGCAGATGATCGGCGAAGAACTTGCTCTACGAGCAACCGTAACAAATGCTGAGCTTTTGGTTTTCACTTCTACAGAACTTCCCTTGCTATACTGGA GATTTCAGGGTAAGTACTATCTCTGGGGTGTTTTCAAAGCAAAGCGGGATTCCAGTGGGAATACTACGATGCCAAATGGGAGGAGCAAACCTTCAACTTGA